TCATCCGTGAAGCTCCGTTGAATGTGATTCATATCCGGAATATGGAGACCGTTACCCTGGCCGGGGGAATTATTTTTCCGGCCAGTCCGGGTTTCTATTACCCCGAAAAGGATCTGGACAGTATTATAAACCATTTTGTTGAAAGGGTTCTCGAGACTGCCGGAATCAAAATTCACGGCAGGTACAGTTGGGGTTCTTCCCGCTAGGCAACAGCCAGGGTTGCAACACTTACTTTTGTGTCAGGTACAGTCAGGATTTCATGCGCACATGATTCCAATGTAGCGCCCGTTGTTACCACATCATCAACCAGCAAAATGTGCTTCCCCTGTATTGCTTCAGGTTTAATGATTCGAAATATATTTTCAACATTTTTCCACCGGTCGAACCTGGATTTACGCGTCTGGGTTTCGCTGGCAATGGCCCTTACAAGGATATTTCTCCATACGGGTTTATGGAGTGCCTCTCCCAGGCCATAGGCAATCCATTCACTTTGATTGTATCCTCTTTTCTGTAATTTGTCGGGATGCAGAGGTACCGGAATGAGCAGATCGACCTCCGAAAAAACCGAACCGGCCATGTCGATTCCCATGATCCTGCCAAGTTCCTTGCCGAGTTCTTTCATTCCGCGGTATTTCATGGCATGAACCATATGCTGAAAGTGCCCCTTTTTCTGAAAAAAGAATCCCGCCGTGCCATAAACTACAGGAACCCGACCCCAGAAAAGAACTTCCACCGGATTGTTTCGCCAGCGGTGATACCCCGTGCGGGGCAAATGATAGCGACAACGAGTGCATATTAACGACTCATTACGGAACAGGCTGGCCGAACAGCCTGCGCATAAACGAGGGAAAAAAAGATTAAGAAAATCGTCAAGATAAAGCCCGATTTGTTGCATGCCCTTTTTCTGTTAATACCAGAAAAGGGAAAAACTAGCAGAAAAATCAGCTTATCATATTATATATCAATAATATACAAATATGGCAACGGATCAAGGGTTGTCATCCTTGTCGTTCTTTTTCGTTGAGGGTTTACGGATAAAAACTCCTGTCAGAAGGCCCATTACAAAGAGTATTACCATCAGTACTGAAACAGGGCACGGAATTGTCCAGAAGAATATATGTACATCGCAACTGGATGAATTCTGTACTGAGAATACAACAAGCAAAAGCACCAATATGACGGAAAATATAAGTTTTTTATTCATTGCGAAATGAGTATTAGAATCATATAAAAGTAGGAAAATCTATCCTTTGCTCCAAATTGTTGATATAAATCACCAAAAGATTGATAAATGGATAAAAAAAATCATTATTTTTACTAAGTTATTTAATTAACTGGAAATTAAGCTTTTATAAATTTTAAACATATTAACTTGATAGTCAATAAATTGATTGTTTAGTTGCTAGCACATTGGCTGAAACATTATTGCAGAAATAACGTAAACACAAATATCTGTTGATTAGGGAGATTGTGGTGCAAAATGATTAGAAAAATAAAATTTATAGGGATACATGAGGAATAAAAAGACTATTTGCCTGGCATTGCTGGGTTTACTGGCTGGAGTTGTTATCCATGCACAGCCGATTATTCTTTCCAAGAACATTACCAATGTTAGTCCCTGCAGTTCCTCTTCCAACGGGGAGGTTACCATCACCATCCGGAAAAACGGGACGGATCAGTTTACCTATACCATTTATAAAAATTTTCCGATTGTAACGCAATCTATTGGCCCTACAAGCGATACTGTAGTAACATTTTCCGGTTTAGAGAAAGCGAGTTACTTTTTTATTTTAAAATGGGATTTACCTTCCAGCAACGTAATGTCTGACTGGATTACAATAGGCGGACCGGGTATAATTGATATTGCGAGTCAATCGGTTACTGCAATTACCTGTCATGGAGATAATAACGGAAGCATTACGGTTTCGGGCAGTGGAGAGACAGGAAATTATGTGTATGAGTTATTTAATTCAGTACCTGTAAAGGTTACAGAAAATGGGACGGGCGTATTTACGAACTTATCGGGGGATACCTATACTGTACGTGTATCGGATGTTACCTGTCCGGGTTCAAAAACAAGCAGTCCGTTAACAGTGCAGGATCCACCGCCTATTTCAATTACAGGGACCAGTTCTGCCAATGTTAACTGTTATGGTGCCAGTAACGGAAGCATTCAGGTAACAGCCTCAGGGGGTACCGGCACACTCACCTACACCATTTCGCCGGGAGGATCGGCCAATAATAATGGTTTGTTCACTAATCTGGGACCGGGAACCTATACTGTATCGGTAACCGATGCAAATAATTGTCCGGCGGCTGTGGCGGGACCGGTAACGATTACCGAGCCGGCAGTGCTGAATGCCAGCGTGGCATCTACCAATGTAACCTGTTTCGGATCAGCCGATGGAACTATCTCTATTACCAGTCCGAGCGGAGGTTCCGGTAATTACCAGTATTCCATCAACGGTGGTTCTTCCTGGCAGGGTTCGGGGAATTACACTGGTCTGCCAGCGGGCACATACGATGTCAGATTGCGCGATCAGGCGGTGCCCACCTGTGAAGTTGTCCTTAGCGGGAGTCTAACAATAACTCAGCCAGCAGTTCTTAATGCAACTGTTTTATCAACCAATGTGACTTGTTTTGGTGGAAATAACGGCTCTATTACATTGTCATCGCCAACCGGAGGCTCCGGTCAGTATGAATTTACCATTAACGGAGGAACATCCTGGAGTTCTTCCGGCACCTTTACTTCATTAACAGCCGGAACCTATGATGTGCGTATGCGCGACAAACTTCAGCCATCCTGCGAAAAGGTGCTTAACGGAAGCCTTCAGATTACTCAGCCATTGCAGATGAGTGCTACTGTTTCCAAAACCGATGTAACGGGATGCTATGGCTATACGAATGGTTCAATTACAATTTCGTCTCCTGTTGGCGGATCGGGAGTATATGATTTTACTATTAACGGCGGCTCTTCCTGGCAGGGGAGCGGCAGTTTCACCAATCTGGCTGCCGGTACGTATAATGTCCAGATGCGCGACCGGAATGTCCCGTCCTGCATAATCATTTTAAACAGCAGCCTGGTCATCAATCAGCCAGATCCTCTTACAGCCACCATAACAACAAAGGATGTTACCTGTTTCGGTAATGATGACGGAGAGATTAAATTCAACAATCCCCAGGGAGGTTCCGGATCGTACCAGTTTAGTGTTAACGGAGGTACTGTATGGCGTACCAACGGCACATTCAGTAAAACAGCTGTTCCTCCTTATCCCATTACAGCCGGAACCTATTCGCTGATGATGCGCAATACGCTTGTTCCTTATTGTCAGACAAGCCTCGGTACCGCTGTCATCAATCAGCCGGGCCAGCTGAATGCCACACTCGTAGTTACCCAGATCACCTGTAACGGGGCAAGCAATGGCACTATTACCTTCAGCTCCGCAAGCGGTGGAAGCGGAGCGTATCAATATTCCATCAACGGAGGAACAAGCTGGAATGATAATCCCCTGTTTTCCGGATTAGCTGCCGGAACCTACAACTGCCAGATTCGTGACAAAAACGTGCCGACCTGTTCCCGCATTCTTAACAGTGCCGTAGCCATTACGGAGCCTGCTGCTCTGAATGCTGATGTTGCCAGCACGAATGTGACCTGCAACGGAGCAAATGACGGTACAATAACTATCAGCAATCCTACCGGTGGCTGGGGTACCTATGAATTTACCATAAACGGCGGAACAAGCTGGCAATCGTCAGGAAATTATACCGGCCTTGCTCCCGCATCCTACAATGTGCAGATGCGGGATGCTGCCAATCCATCCTGTATAAAGGTGCTGAATGCAGCCCTGGTGATTACCCAGCCCAATGCACTGACTGCAACTGTCAACAAAACTGATGTTACGTGTTTCGGAGGAAATGACGGAAGCATCATCATATCCAATCCACAGGGTGGGTATGGCACCTATGAATTTTCCATTAACGGAGGATCAGCCTGGCAAGCATCGGGTACCTTTGCAGGTCTTTCTGCAGGAACGTATGATGTGCGCATCAG
This is a stretch of genomic DNA from Bacteroidales bacterium. It encodes these proteins:
- a CDS encoding ComF family protein, producing MQQIGLYLDDFLNLFFPRLCAGCSASLFRNESLICTRCRYHLPRTGYHRWRNNPVEVLFWGRVPVVYGTAGFFFQKKGHFQHMVHAMKYRGMKELGKELGRIMGIDMAGSVFSEVDLLIPVPLHPDKLQKRGYNQSEWIAYGLGEALHKPVWRNILVRAIASETQTRKSRFDRWKNVENIFRIIKPEAIQGKHILLVDDVVTTGATLESCAHEILTVPDTKVSVATLAVA
- a CDS encoding LapA family protein, which encodes MNKKLIFSVILVLLLVVFSVQNSSSCDVHIFFWTIPCPVSVLMVILFVMGLLTGVFIRKPSTKKNDKDDNP